From Achromobacter spanius, a single genomic window includes:
- a CDS encoding TerC family protein, with the protein MIFDWMSDPTAWLGLATLVVLEIVLGIDNLVFIAILADKLPPEQRNRARLIGLTLALVMRLGLLASIAWVVTLTAPLFTVMGAEISGRDLILILGGLFLLFKGTMELHERVEGSASHDQAQKPQHAVFWQVILQIVVLDAVFSLDSVITAVGMVQDLSIMMIAVVVAMAVMMLASRPLMAFVGRHPTVVILCLGLLLMIGFSLVAEGLGFHVPKGYLYAAIGFSILIELCNQLARRNRARGTHALGRRQRTAQAVLRLLRGGRAGQPVSQADEVVALVDGAGDEPAFAPEESSMIERVLSIGARDIRSIMVPRGDMIWLDVADTPDVIVRKFASGHSRLPLCAGDPANVLGVLHFKEVLPMLQNPGPIDLVELAREPRYVMETTPVLKVLDELRASRDHMLIVVDEHGVCEGLVTPLDVLEAVAGDLPEHQEDLPEALQLSDGSWLLGGRLSVDEAARLLDAPALADDYPDATLAGCLLRAGGRIPEAGDTVLLRDWGFEVTRRDGLRIDQVHARPHQPQASAAD; encoded by the coding sequence ATGATTTTCGATTGGATGTCCGACCCTACCGCCTGGCTTGGCCTGGCGACGCTGGTCGTGCTTGAAATTGTGCTGGGTATCGACAACCTGGTGTTCATTGCCATCCTGGCGGACAAGCTGCCGCCTGAACAGCGCAACCGCGCACGCCTGATCGGCCTGACGCTTGCACTGGTGATGCGCCTGGGCCTGTTGGCCAGTATTGCGTGGGTGGTCACGCTGACCGCGCCGCTCTTCACGGTAATGGGCGCGGAGATTTCCGGACGCGACCTGATATTGATCCTGGGCGGCCTGTTCCTGCTCTTCAAGGGCACGATGGAACTGCACGAACGCGTGGAAGGCAGCGCCAGCCATGACCAGGCGCAGAAACCGCAGCACGCCGTCTTCTGGCAGGTCATTCTGCAGATCGTGGTGCTGGACGCCGTGTTCTCGCTGGACTCCGTCATCACCGCCGTGGGCATGGTGCAGGACCTGAGCATCATGATGATCGCCGTGGTGGTCGCGATGGCCGTCATGATGCTGGCCAGCCGCCCGTTGATGGCCTTCGTGGGACGCCACCCGACGGTCGTGATCCTGTGTCTGGGCCTGTTGCTGATGATCGGTTTCAGCCTGGTCGCGGAAGGCCTGGGTTTCCATGTGCCCAAGGGCTACCTGTACGCGGCTATCGGCTTCTCGATCCTGATCGAGCTGTGCAACCAGTTGGCGCGCCGCAACCGCGCGCGGGGCACGCATGCGCTGGGCCGCCGTCAACGCACGGCGCAGGCCGTGTTGCGCCTCTTGCGCGGCGGCCGCGCCGGCCAACCCGTGTCCCAAGCGGATGAAGTGGTGGCGCTGGTCGACGGCGCGGGCGACGAGCCCGCCTTCGCGCCGGAGGAGAGCTCGATGATCGAGCGCGTGCTGTCCATCGGCGCGCGAGACATCCGCTCCATCATGGTTCCCCGTGGCGACATGATCTGGCTGGACGTTGCCGACACGCCCGACGTCATCGTGCGCAAGTTCGCCTCTGGCCACTCGCGCCTGCCGCTGTGCGCCGGCGACCCGGCCAACGTGCTGGGCGTGCTGCACTTCAAGGAAGTGCTGCCGATGCTGCAGAACCCCGGTCCGATCGACCTTGTGGAACTGGCGCGCGAGCCGCGCTACGTGATGGAAACCACGCCGGTGCTGAAGGTGCTGGATGAGCTGCGCGCTTCGCGCGACCACATGCTGATCGTGGTCGATGAACACGGCGTGTGTGAAGGCCTGGTCACGCCGCTGGACGTGCTGGAAGCGGTGGCGGGCGACTTGCCTGAGCATCAGGAAGACCTGCCCGAGGCCTTGCAGCTTTCCGACGGCTCATGGTTGCTCGGCGGCCGGCTGTCCGTGGACGAAGCCGCTCGCCTGCTGGATGCGCCGGCGTTGGCGGACGACTACCCCGATGCGACGCTGGCCGGCTGCCTGCTGCGCGCGGGCGGCCGGATCCCCGAGGCGGGCGACACCGTGCTGCTGCGTGACTGGGGCTTCGAGGTGACGCGCCGCGATGGCTTGCGCATCGACCAGGTGCATGCGCGTCCGCATCAGCCGCAAGCCAGCGCGGCAGACTGA